In a genomic window of Wyeomyia smithii strain HCP4-BCI-WySm-NY-G18 chromosome 1, ASM2978416v1, whole genome shotgun sequence:
- the LOC129728798 gene encoding uncharacterized protein LOC129728798 isoform X2 has translation MEGNGVHSNTVTKRYKLATTTSSLLLATICFLGAFGERTEERSVQLAVRVHKTLELADDKFYVITCGKTGFARDDNSPVTLKFFENDRRIQETVYGRRYQVKAEITHPNGTQGIRVKNCFAFNKKNNTIALIDDRGCPIMNSGTYIMTKFQTIANGTTAVATLSSMFRFPEGSEVHFQCDVLQCNGICPEENSSMCTGDTGTHIKPARASGQTEQGILLAATTVFVLDPIDANPLGALCDDTGVRPHWLLWLTIALAVLFLIMLLMNIFLCTAMSCSCARTEIIEKEPSIIEEYDPYRSWHGSQYGSRYSLHGRDGGHNKGYTSGGSTIHSNRSLPIDSDHYAIVHSRPGSRHSGLHGNRSRGPPSNM, from the exons CGAACAGAAGAACGGTCAGTCCAATTGGCCGTAAGAGTGCATAAAACTCTAGAATTGGCCGATGATAAATTCTATGTTATCACTTGTGGTAAAACAGGATTCGCAAG AGACGATAATTCGCCTGTGACTCTCAAGTTCTTCGAGAATGATCGCCGCATACAGGAAACAGTTTATGGTCGAAGATATCAAGTTAAAGCAGAAATCACTCATCCAAATGGAACTCAAGGCATTCGCGTGAAGAACTGCTTCGcattcaacaaaaaaaacaacactattGCTTTGATCGATGATAGAGG GTGTCCTATCATGAATAGTGGAACGTACATTATGACTAAGTTCCAAACGATTGCTAATGGAACAACAGCAGTCGCTACATTAAGTTCAATGTTCCGGTTTCCTGAAG GTTCAGAAGTTCACTTTCAATGTGATGTCCTTCAGTGCAATGGAATTTGTCCAGAGGAAAACAGTAGCATGTGTACCGGGGATACCGGGACACATATAAAACCAGCTCGAGCTTCCGGACAAACAGAACAAGGCATTCTTCTAGCGGCCACAACGGTTTTTGTGCTGGATCCAATTGATGCCAATC CCTTAGGAGCATTATGCGACGATACTGGAGTTCGACCACATTGGTTGTTATGGCTAACAATTGCACTAGCTGTTCTGTTCCTCATCATGCTGCtcatgaacatatttttatgcACAGCAATGAGCTGTAGTTGTGCAAGAACAGAG ATAATTGAAAAAGAACCATCAATCATCGAGGAATATGATCCATACCGAAGCTGGCACGGTTCTCAATATGGATCCAGATACTCACTGCATGGACGGGATGGCGGCCATAATAAAGGTTACACTAGTGGAGGTAGCACGATTCACTCCAACAGATCGTTGCCAATTGACTCCGATCACTACGCGATTGTACACAGCAGGCCAGGCTCTAGGCATTCAGGCCTACATGGGAATCGTTCTCGAGGGCCGCCTAGTAACATGTAA